One window of Papaver somniferum cultivar HN1 chromosome 9, ASM357369v1, whole genome shotgun sequence genomic DNA carries:
- the LOC113314152 gene encoding alpha-latrocrustotoxin-Lt1a-like isoform X2, which translates to MVRLLEMSQRVGEYCRNIFRDSRLDNLDAVSSSFCRTPLHIAVMSGDIQFAKNILSLKPDLASKQDNRGWTPLHLASAKASLQMVKLLLKAWSTACIIQDNDGRTPLHLAAMNDRVEIMETLMEKRPDLIHLRNCQNGESILHFCVKSSSNIETLELLVDKFLFARDLDQKIIINSKDNNGKTVLQLAAETGKTEMIQYLLESSNINTEVNEVEDALKALSPADRENLETRFLEYFGNDKKHKNGAVPNNNDQNSQRDRVNALMVVATLVAGIAFQAAMNPPGGLWQEDSKLHTRMV; encoded by the exons ATGGTGAGGCTCCTAGAGATGTCACAGAGAGTTGGTGAATACTGCCGAAACATCTTTAGAGACTCTCGTCTTGATAATCTAGATGCGGTATCTTCAAGTTTCTGTAGAACTCCATTACACATAGCAGTTATGTCTGGTGACATCCAATTTGCAAAAAACATTCTGTCTCTGAAACCTGATCTTGCATCAAAACAAGACAACCGGGGATGGACTCCACTTCACCTTGCTTCAGCGAAAGCAAGTCTTCAGATGGTGAAACTGCTGCTCAAGGCGTGGTCTACTGCTTGTATAATtcaagataatgatggaagaacaCCTCTCCACCTAGCAGCTATGAATGATCGAGTTGAGATCATGGAGACACTGATGGAAAAAAGACCCGATTTGATTCATCTGAGGAATTGTCAAAATGGTGAATCCATACTTCACTTCTGTGTTAAAAGTAGCAGTAATATCGAGACGCTCGAGTTGTTGGTAGACAAGTTTTTGTTTGCACGGGATCTGGACCAAAAAATTATTATCAACTCCAAGGATAATAATGGCAAAACAGTCTTACAACTTGCTGCCGAAACAGGAAAAACTGAG ATGATACAGTATTTACTTGAGAGCAGCAATATAAACACTGAAGTAAATGAAGTTGAGGATGCCTTGAAAGCTTTATCACCAGCTGATAGGGAAAATCTAGAAACCAGGTTTCTTGAGTACTTTGGAAACGACAAGAAGCATAAGAATGGAGCTGTGCCTAATAATAATGATCAGAATTCGCAGAGAGACAGGGTGAATGCGTTAATGGTGGTGGCAACATTGGTAGCAGGAATTGCCTTTCAAGCTGCAATGAACCCACCAGGGGGGTTATGGCAAGAAGATTCTAAA CTGCATACAAGGATGGTTTAG
- the LOC113314152 gene encoding uncharacterized protein LOC113314152 isoform X1 — protein MVRLLEMSQRVGEYCRNIFRDSRLDNLDAVSSSFCRTPLHIAVMSGDIQFAKNILSLKPDLASKQDNRGWTPLHLASAKASLQMVKLLLKAWSTACIIQDNDGRTPLHLAAMNDRVEIMETLMEKRPDLIHLRNCQNGESILHFCVKSSSNIETLELLVDKFLFARDLDQKIIINSKDNNGKTVLQLAAETGKTEMIQYLLESSNINTEVNEVEDALKALSPADRENLETRFLEYFGNDKKHKNGAVPNNNDQNSQRDRVNALMVVATLVAGIAFQAAMNPPGGLWQEDSKVSSETDPVTFIYYLDRMFSTTSDYTKYFRSGYSQYTHIDSYPFAEALINTMRDYAAAYKDGLVFEDLVFHSVYGVWYDGVIRNLPNNSTDRDRSIYMFFPYIIRYAGQPIMAYTDPPSYKIYMATNGVAFAMSLLIMFLVICGFLKEKSIAQVRILVVLMCISIGCIAFGYLVALQSMVPFFDTEAHMMFYVLHVFFGVCCSLGALWLLIWTAWIIVKLRKKRKHHHTGVISYYLKGLLFSRDAKGTGKVILFVVGICAFRYSGYMYSYIRDIYN, from the exons ATGGTGAGGCTCCTAGAGATGTCACAGAGAGTTGGTGAATACTGCCGAAACATCTTTAGAGACTCTCGTCTTGATAATCTAGATGCGGTATCTTCAAGTTTCTGTAGAACTCCATTACACATAGCAGTTATGTCTGGTGACATCCAATTTGCAAAAAACATTCTGTCTCTGAAACCTGATCTTGCATCAAAACAAGACAACCGGGGATGGACTCCACTTCACCTTGCTTCAGCGAAAGCAAGTCTTCAGATGGTGAAACTGCTGCTCAAGGCGTGGTCTACTGCTTGTATAATtcaagataatgatggaagaacaCCTCTCCACCTAGCAGCTATGAATGATCGAGTTGAGATCATGGAGACACTGATGGAAAAAAGACCCGATTTGATTCATCTGAGGAATTGTCAAAATGGTGAATCCATACTTCACTTCTGTGTTAAAAGTAGCAGTAATATCGAGACGCTCGAGTTGTTGGTAGACAAGTTTTTGTTTGCACGGGATCTGGACCAAAAAATTATTATCAACTCCAAGGATAATAATGGCAAAACAGTCTTACAACTTGCTGCCGAAACAGGAAAAACTGAG ATGATACAGTATTTACTTGAGAGCAGCAATATAAACACTGAAGTAAATGAAGTTGAGGATGCCTTGAAAGCTTTATCACCAGCTGATAGGGAAAATCTAGAAACCAGGTTTCTTGAGTACTTTGGAAACGACAAGAAGCATAAGAATGGAGCTGTGCCTAATAATAATGATCAGAATTCGCAGAGAGACAGGGTGAATGCGTTAATGGTGGTGGCAACATTGGTAGCAGGAATTGCCTTTCAAGCTGCAATGAACCCACCAGGGGGGTTATGGCAAGAAGATTCTAAAGTTAGCTCCGAAACTGATCCTGttacttttatttattatctTGATCGAATGTTCAGTACCACCTCTGATTACACCAAATACTTTCGAAGCGGATATAGTCAATATACTCATATAGATAGTTATCCTTTTGCGGAGGCTCTAATAAATACTATGCGTGATTATGCAGCTGCATACAAGGATGGTTTAGTTTTCGAAGATTTGGTGTTTCATTCTGTATACGGTGTGTGGTACGATGGTGTTATTCGCAACCTCCCTAATAATAGTACCGATCGTGATAGAAGTATTTATATGTTTTTCCCTTATATAATACGCTATGCTGGGCAGCCTATAATGGCTTATACAGACCCACCCAGCTACAAGATTTACATGGCTACTAACGGAGTTGCGTTTGCTATGTCTCTGCTTATAATGTTCTTGGTCATATGCGGGTTTCTAAAGGAAAAATCGATCGCCCAAGTTCGAATTCTTGTTGTGTTgatgtgcatttcgattggatgcATCGCCTTTGGTTACTTGGTCGCATTACAGTCTATGGTGCCATTTTTCGATACCGAAGCGCATATGATGTTCTATGTACTCCATGTATTCTTCGGAGTCTGCTGCTCGTTGGGAGCACTTTGGCTCTTAATTTGGACTGCATGGATTATAGTTAAGCTAAGAAAGAAAAGGAAGCACCACCATACCGGAGTTATTAGTTACTACCTTAAAGGACTCTTGTTCAGCAGAGATGCAAAAGGTACAGGAAAAGTGATTTTGTTTGTTGTTGGCATCTGTGCTTTTCGTTATTCTGGGTATATGTACAGCTACATTAGAGATATATATAACTAA